In the genome of Rhizobium sp. NXC24, one region contains:
- a CDS encoding sulfite exporter TauE/SafE family protein, whose amino-acid sequence MTAFDEATWLAVLFLIVAALYAAVGQAGASGYLAAMGLFGLAPTVIKPTALALNLLVAAIGTFQFCRSGLFSWRTFYPFAVLGFPFSLLGGSVQLPMHVYYPLIGIILILSGVQMICSAITKKIAVEAADAPPLLPALMTGAVIGFLSGTTGTGGGIFLAPIILAMNWVNARRTAAATAAYNLLNSAAALAGAYASIKSIPSALPLWLLAVGIGGVAGSLVGSWYLSARTLRFILAAVLLVSGTKLLLS is encoded by the coding sequence TGCTGTTCCTCATTGTCGCGGCGCTCTATGCAGCGGTCGGCCAGGCCGGCGCGTCGGGATATCTGGCGGCTATGGGGCTCTTCGGGCTCGCACCGACGGTGATAAAGCCCACGGCACTCGCCTTGAACCTGCTTGTCGCCGCGATTGGGACCTTCCAGTTCTGTCGTTCGGGGCTGTTCTCCTGGCGCACCTTCTATCCGTTCGCCGTGCTCGGTTTTCCGTTCTCGCTGCTTGGGGGATCAGTGCAGTTGCCGATGCATGTCTATTATCCCCTCATCGGGATCATTCTGATCCTGTCGGGCGTACAGATGATTTGCTCGGCGATAACGAAAAAGATTGCAGTCGAAGCCGCCGATGCCCCTCCCTTGCTGCCCGCTCTGATGACGGGAGCGGTGATCGGCTTCCTCTCGGGAACGACAGGAACAGGCGGAGGCATCTTCCTCGCGCCGATCATCCTCGCAATGAACTGGGTTAACGCGCGGCGTACCGCCGCCGCTACCGCCGCATACAATCTGCTGAACTCGGCAGCAGCTCTCGCTGGTGCCTATGCCTCGATCAAGTCTATTCCCTCGGCACTTCCGCTGTGGCTACTCGCGGTAGGCATAGGTGGCGTCGCTGGCAGTCTTGTAGGTAGCTGGTACCTCTCCGCGCGCACCCTCAGGTTCATTCTCGCGGCCGTACTATTGGTATCCGGCACCAAGCTTCTATTGAGCTGA